Proteins encoded in a region of the Drosophila sechellia strain sech25 chromosome 2L, ASM438219v1, whole genome shotgun sequence genome:
- the LOC6613475 gene encoding uncharacterized protein LOC6613475 translates to MLPTDKGSLTAGRPQKSHCHGSVSVSDQQLLQHLHPHTHPRPVRLPPAHATHSPACEKRLEAETPRRDLHELLLELLDMMLSCLVVAPCVIAYWRGTWELMFVYLFPGSLPLSAMASFLIGGLGHFFFTVTQNFFKEHIHPDRRRLTYYAVSRLYTAVFGIVCVNMWRGAWLLCDWLTSVDSLIIVSVVTAIALIFLVATRTLRNLGAAPYTVTMDHKSDYFEVDTMFKIPGFHQPGLYILDTLFSVFVIGSLVVIAWRGVWGIFDLLLFPADKAKSAWGSLLIGYLTVFVTFLIHPLMRYVCRRISGILKLIICDIYYLMTFFGAVNAWRGIWNLLDVYLYPDNKLLSFWLTHIVPFLLLAALKCSNSILVRGVFIDAEGVGSDSVDIPINYVRLHFLRERRKKAGHQATSQPPPPHYYLKPEHVSIGRNAEKDKEAQSSLIEKPHAAVQIV, encoded by the exons ATGTTGCCCACGGACAAGGGCAGTTTGACGGCCGGCAGGCCGCAGAAATCTCATTGCCATGGATCGGTATCCGTGTCGGATCAGCAGCTCCTGCAGCACCTCCATCCACACACGCATCCGCGTCCAGTGCGCCTGCCACCCGCACATGCAACACACTCACCCGCCTGCGAGAAGCGCTTGGAGGCGGAGACGCCACGCCGGGATCTCCATGAGCTGCTGCTCGAGCTGCTGGACATGATGCTCTCCTGCCTGGTGGTGGCTCCCTGTGTGATCGCCTACTGGCGTGGCACCTGGGAACTGATGTTCGTCTACCTGTTTCCCGGCAGCTTGCCGCTGTCTGCGATGGCCAGCTTTCTGATCGGCGGACTGGGGCACTTCTTCTTCACAGTCACACAGAACTtcttcaaggagcacatccATCCGGACCGGAGGCGTCTCACGTACTACGCCGTATCGCGTCTCTATACGGCCGTATTCGGCATCGTTTGCGTGAATATGTGGCGTGGAGCCTGGCTGCTCTGCGACTGGCTGACCAGTGTTGACTCTCTGATCATTGTGTCGGTGGTCACGGCCATCGCGCTCATCTTCCTGGTGGCCACACGCACTCTGCGGAACCTCGGAGCAGCTCCATACACCGTGACTATGGACCACAAGAGTGACTACTTTGAGGTGGACACCATGTTCAAAATACCC GGTTTTCATCAACCTGGTCTGTATATTTTGGACACCCTCTTCTCGGTCTTTGTGATCGGCAGCCTGGTGGTCATCGCCTGGCGCGGCGTCTGGGGAATCTTTGACCTGCTGCTGTTCCCGGCGGACAAGGCCAAGTCGGCCTGGGGATCGCTG CTCATTGGATATCTGACGGTGTTTGTGACGTTCCTCATTCATCCACTGATGCGGTACGTCTGTCGTCGGATCAGCGGAATCCTCAAGCTGATCATATGCGACATCTACTATCTGATGACTTTCTTTGGGGCTGTGAACGCCTGGCGCGGCATCTGGAATCTGCTGgatgtgtatctgtatccag ATAACAAGCTGCTGAGCTTCTGGCTAACACACATCGTTCCTTTCCTGCTCCTCGCTGCTCTCAAGTGCTCCAATTCCATCCTGGTGCGCGGCGTGTTCATCGACGCCGAGGGCGTGGGCTCCGATAGCGTCGATATACCCATCAACTATGTGCGGCTGCACTTCCTACGCGAGCGCCGGAAGAAGGCGGGCCATCAAGCCACATCGCAGCCTCCGCCGCCGCATTACTATCTGAAACCGGAGCACGTCTCAATCGGCCGGAATGCGGAGAAGGACAAGGAGGCACAGAGTAGCCTCATCGAGAAACCACATGCCGCCGTGCAGATCGTTTAG
- the LOC116800334 gene encoding protein Turandot M, with amino-acid sequence MWESFGTLKNEYKYESNAEPIISFEFESYNLFELTCGFSVFFLGKVHAENEDELATEKQRLLSVYSDSSVDEATKYRNVDNLVTFYDKYSTLLPLTPDLSKRAEDLLRRYKEENARAVLVDGTPAQGKFWMPLVKLLIVQLGVEIASEGVKRAIGS; translated from the exons aTGTGGGAATCTTTCGGGACG TTGAAAAACGAGTATAAATACGAATCGAATGCTGAGCCAATTATCAGTTTCGAGTTTGAATCTTACAATTTATTTGAG CTGACTTGTGGTTTCTCAGTGTTTTTTCTGGGAAAAGTACATGCTGAAAACGAAGATGAGCTCGCCACAGAGAAACAGCGCTTACTTAGTGTGTATAGTGATTCTTCGGTTGATGAGGCCACCAAATACAGGAACGTCGACAACCTGGTCACTTTCTACGACAAGTACTCCACTCTCCTGCCGTTGACACCGGACTTGAGCAAACGCGCGGAGGATCTGTTGAGGCGTTACAAAGAGGAAAACGCTCGTGCGGTTTTGGTGGATGGTACTCCGGCTCAAGGCAAATTCTGGATGCCCCTGGTGAAGTTACTAATTGTCCAGCTGGGCGTTGAAATAGCCTCTGAGGGTGTCAAGCGTGCTATTGGATCCTAA
- the LOC6613474 gene encoding acylphosphatase-2 isoform X1: MLLGILVLNLRRFAENQASDRGGKIASSLNLTKDTRDRCTKAGITGWVKNSKQGTIVGKMQGPKEEVDKMITWLSTEGSPGCQIDRCEVRNQGNLSRLDYKDFAIRF, encoded by the exons ATGCTACTTGgcattttagttttaaatttgcGACGGTTTGCTGAAAATCAAGCTAGCGATCGCGGCGGAAAAATCGCTTCga GCCTGAATCTCACGAAAGACACCCGCGATCGCTGCACCAAGGCGGGAATCACTGGCTGGGTGAAGAACAGCAAACAGGGCACCATTGTGGGCAAGATGCAGGGGCCCAAGGAGGAGGTGGACAAGAT GATCACCTGGCTGTCCACTGAGGGCTCGCCCGGCTGCCAAATCGATCGCTGCGAGGTCCGGAACCAGGGCAATCTCAGCCGACTGGACTACAAGGACTTTGCCATTAGGTTTTAG
- the LOC6613474 gene encoding acylphosphatase-2 isoform X2 encodes MGIPDIRLLVTLDFEVYGHVQGLNLTKDTRDRCTKAGITGWVKNSKQGTIVGKMQGPKEEVDKMITWLSTEGSPGCQIDRCEVRNQGNLSRLDYKDFAIRF; translated from the exons ATGGGCATTCCGGATATCCGACTGCTGGTGACGCTGGACTTCGAGGTCTATGGACATGTACAAG GCCTGAATCTCACGAAAGACACCCGCGATCGCTGCACCAAGGCGGGAATCACTGGCTGGGTGAAGAACAGCAAACAGGGCACCATTGTGGGCAAGATGCAGGGGCCCAAGGAGGAGGTGGACAAGAT GATCACCTGGCTGTCCACTGAGGGCTCGCCCGGCTGCCAAATCGATCGCTGCGAGGTCCGGAACCAGGGCAATCTCAGCCGACTGGACTACAAGGACTTTGCCATTAGGTTTTAG
- the LOC116803546 gene encoding cytochrome c oxidase subunit 6C-1 — protein MANTPATSSAGPVLRGLHNATIKRNLAVSLGLTALVTIAYKILVNDPKKAAYADFYSKYDANKSFERMKAAGRFQSC, from the exons ATGGCCAACACTCCAGCCACCTCCTCTGCCGGACCCGTGCTCCGTGGCCTCCACAACGCCACCATCAAGCGCAACCTGGCCGTTTCCCTGGGCCTCACCGCCCTGGTGACCATCGCCTACAAAATTCTGGTCAACGATCCCAAGAAGGCCGCCTACGCCGACTTCTACTC GAAGTACGATGCCAACAAGTCCTTTGAGCGCATGAAGGCCGCCGGTCGTTTCCAGTCCTGCTAG